The DNA sequence CCCGGAACCCGATCGGTTCTGGGAGATGATCGATCGGCACAAGCTGACCCAGTTCGGCATCTCGCCGACCGCGATCCGTGCCCTACGCAAGCACGGGGACGACTGGCTGGAGGGCCACGATCTCTCCTCGCTCCGACTGCTCGGGTCGACGGGCGAACCCTGGGATCCCGAGTCCTGGCGGTGGTTCTACGAGAACGTCGGCGGCGGTGAGGCCCCGATCATCAACATCTCCGGCGGCACCGAAATCTGTGGCTGTTTCCTGATGCCGATGCCGACCGAACCGCTGAAACCCTGCACGCTCGGCGGGCCTGGCCTCGGGATGGACATCGACATCGTGAACTCCTCGGGCGAGTCCGTCAAAGCGGACAACGAGCGGGGCTTCCTCGTCGCGAAGGATTCCTGTCCGTCGATGACGAAGTCGCTCTGGTCGGGCGACGAGCGCTACCTGAACGAGTACTGGTCGATGTTCGAGGACATGTGGGATCACGGCGACTGGGCCCAGAAGGACGCGGACGGCTTCTGGTTCCTCCACGGCCGCGCCGACGACGCGCTTAACGTCGCCGGCCGCAAGGTCGGCCCGGCGGAGGTCGAGGGGGCGCTCATCGATCACGAGGCGGTCAACCAGGCCGCGGCGATCGGCGCGCCCGACGACACCACCGGAACCGCCGTCGTCGCTTACGTCGTCCTCGAGGACGGGATCGACGAAACGGACGATCTCCGCGAAGAACTTCGCGCACAGGTCGGCGAGGAACTCGGCAAGCCGTTCCGCCCGCGCGAAGTGCTGTTCGTCGACGAGTTCCCCAAGACACAGTCCGGCAAGATCATCCGCCGAGCCATCCAGGCGATCTACACCGGCGAGGATCTGGGCGACATGAGCAGCATCGAAAACCCGGGCGCGTTAGAGGACCTCGAGGAAGCGAGATAAACGGAAAATCGGAGTCGCGTACGTAGCCCCGATCGAACGGGGGCGATACGGTCGGTCTCTTTACCGGGCGACGCCGTTACCGGCGTCGCCGCGACCAGACGCCGCCAGCGATCGCGATCGCCGCCGCTCCGAGTCCGAACCCGGGCTGGGAGTCACCGTCGTCTGCCCCGTCCGACGGGACGATGACCGCCTCATATCCCTCGAGCGACGTGTTCGCATCCCAGCTGACGTGTCCGTCAGCACGCTCCGACGGCTCCGGCGTCGCCTCCGCGAGCGCGTATCCGTCGGGAAGCTGCAGGACGACCGCCTGATCAGCCGTGAATCCGCTGTTGAACGGTTCTGCGATGGTCAGCAGTCCGTCCTCGGTTGCTGCGAACCCGCGCCAGGTCGCCGAGACGGAAACGATACCGCGATCGGTCTGGTCGTCCGTCTCGAAGGAGACGCGCGTCTCCTCGATCGCCATCTCGCGGTCGGTCTCGTTAGCCACACCGGCCACGACCGACTGCAATCGCCGTTCGGTGCGCGCCTCGAGTTCGCTCCGTTTCGTTTCGTTCTCTTTGAGCGACTGGAACGCCGCACGGTCCGCTTCGTCGGTCAGATCGAACGTGACGACGACAGTGACCGTCGCGTCGCCGTCGTCCTCGAGGGCGACCACGAACGCCGAGTCCGTTCCCTGTGAGTGGGCGTCGATCGCACTTGCGCTATCGGCGGTTGCGGCGACGCTTCCGGTCAGGAGGAGCGCAACGAGTACGACGGCGAAGAGCCGCGACGCGTACACGCCCACCCGCCGGAGTCGCGGTTGGTTCGGTTCCCGATTCATCGGTCATCGTCTTCGGAATCGTCGTCACCGTCCAGCTCGTCGTCGTCCACGACGTCATCGTCGTCAGCTTCGGTATCGTCGTCTACGTCGTCATCGTCTTCGGAATCGTCGTCGTCAGCTTCGGTATCGTCGTCTACGTCGTCATCGTCTTCGGAATCGTCGTCGTCAGCTTCGGTATCGTCGTCTACGTCGTCATCGTCTTCGGAATCGTCGTCGTCAGCTTCGAACTCGAGTTCGATCTCGGTCTCGAGTTCGCCGCGATTCACGTCGATGTCGAGTTCGTCTGTATCCGCGGGGAGGGCGAAGGAAACCGTGCCGTCGTCCCCGGTCGTGCCGACTGCTTCGTCGTTTGCGACGACATTTGCACCCGACACTGGGGTCCCGTTGAACGTCACGGAGACGGTCACGGTTCCGTTGTCGATCGTCGCTTCGGCGTCCAACTGCGATTCAGCATCGTCGTCCATCTCGTCCGAATGGTCGCCGAACTCGAACTCGAGTTCGCCCTCGGCCTCGCCGCGTTCGGCGTCGATATCGACATCTTCGCGTGGCAGGGTAACGGTGAGTTCGCCGTTGCTATCCGTCTCGCCAACGGCCTGGTCGTTGACGGTAACCGTCACGTTGGCTGCCGGCTGTCCGTCCGCGAGCACTCGCAGCGTCACCTCTTCGCCGGGTCCTGGCGATCCGGACGCGACGAGAATTACTAACCGCTCGTCGTCTTCGTCTTCTCGCTCGTCACTGTCGTCGTCATCGTCTTCGTCCGCCGCTCGCGTCGCGATCTCTTCCTCGAGTTCGAAGACGGTTCCCGTTTCGCCGTCGACGCTGACCTCGGCCTCGCCGGTTTCGGTTCCCGTCAGAACGAACTCGAACTCGTAGACGCCGTCGTCGTCGGTTTTGGCCTCGACGAGGCTCCAGCTACTGTTGCCGTCGACGTCCGAAAGGGCATCGGTCGTTGCAGTGAGTGCGTCCGTCTGAGAGATCTCCAGCGATCCGTTCCCGTCGCGGGGCCGCTCGTACTCGCGGCTCCGTTCGCCGTCTTCGTTCTCGACTTCGATCGACAGGCCGCCGTCGATCTCGATCTCCGCGTTACCGCGCTCTTCACCGGTGAACTGTCGGAGCAGCGCGTCGGTCCCGGAACCTGTGAGCTCGGACAACGCCTCCCGTTCGTCTTCGATCTCGGACAGCGTCACGCCGGCGCTACGACGGTCGACCTCGTCGAGTGACTCGACGCGCTCCTCGAGGCGGTCGTAACTCGACACGACGCTCTGGGCCCGTGTGTTCAGCGACGCGAGCTGCTGTGCGTACGTCGACTTGTCAATCTCGCCGGACTCGTAGGCTGCAGTGGCCTCCTCGTACTCCGCCTGGAGCGTTTCCGACCGGTTCTCGAGGACCGCCGCTCGATCAGCGATCGCCGTTGCACGGTCGCTGTCGTTACTCCGCTCGATGCGTTCGTCGAACGCCGTGTTCTCGAACTCAGTTCGGACTTCGTCGCTCGTTGCCGTGACGACCGTCGACAGCTGTGCGCCGGTCGTCACGGTCACGTTGTCCTCGGTCGTTTCGTGGCCGTTCGTCTCGTCCTGCGCCACCGTCCCGGCGGCGACCGCCGGGCCGAGGACGCTCGTACAAAGCAAGATCGCCATCGAGACGATCAGTAGTCGTCGGGGTATCATCGATCACGTCTCGGAACCTATCAGGGATAAACCGGATCGATCGTGGCATCGATTCCTACCGAATTGCACGGCTCGGGGCCGGTTCGTGCGGTCGTTTGCAGCGATTTGCGATGGCTTGCAATCGTGAAGACAGTATGCTTATACGACCTCTCTCGAAAGTGAACGGTGACCGTGAGTACCCCATTCGATCGTATTGCCGTGGTCCTCGCAGTGATACTCACGCTGGTAGCGGTTCCCGTCGGGACGACAGCGTCGACCGGCCAATCTGGTCCGACCGGTACTGACGATGGGTCCGCGATCGTGGCAGCCGAGACGCCCGAGGCCGACACGACAGTAACGCGGATCGCGATGGACGAGAACGGCACCGCTCACTGGTCGGTGACGGTTCGGACGCGACTCGCCAACGACTCCGAGGTGGACGACTACGAGGCCTTCCAGGAGCAGTTTCGTGCTAACCGAGAGAGCTACGTCGAGCAGTTCGAACGCCGAATGACCGGCGTCGTCTCGAACGCCGCGGAATCGACTGGCCGGAACATGACGGCGTCGTCGTTTCGCGCGGAGACGTCGATCCAGGAGGTGCCGAGACAGTGGGGTATGGTTACGTACTCGTTCACGTGGACGAACTTCGGCGTGGTCGACGGCGACGAAATCGCCGTCGGTGACGTGTTCGGTGGCGGATTCTACCTCGACGACGACGATCGGCTACAGATCGCCCCGCCGACGGGGTACGCGCCGACGGCGACATCGCCGCCGCCGGACGAGCGCGATGGCACAACGGCCGTCTGGGCGGGGCCCGAAAGCTTCGCCGATCGCCATCCCACGGTCCGGTTCGAACCGGCCAACTCGGCCGTCGATAGCGACCACGAGGGAACGAACCCGTGGGACAGCACACCACTCGGGGTCGTCGGCGGTATTCTGCTCGTTGCGATCGTTGCGATCGGCGTTTTCGTCGGATCGCGACGCGGTCTCCCCCGGCAATTACGCTCGAGCGTGCACATACTGACCGCGTCGACCGACCCTGCTGCCGCGACCGAGACTGACGACAGCGCTGAAGCACGGAGCGACGGCGACGAGTCGGTGGAATCGCCAGCAAGCGGCCCCGCATCACCGGCGCCCGAACTCGCGACCGACGAGGATCGCGTTCGGACACTTCTCGAGCGAAACGACGGTCGGATGCGGCAGGCTGCGGTCGCCGAGGAACTCGACTGGTCGGCGTCGAAGACCTCGCGGGTCGTGTCGGGAATGGCCGAGGAAAACGCGGTCGAAAAACTGCGGATCGGGCGCGAAAACGTGATAGACCTGCTCGAGAACTCGGACTAGACGTCGGTACTGTCCCTGCGACTACGTAGTGGAGGGAAACGCGAAGCAAACAGCCACAGCGGTGTCCGCGGTGGTCCAGCGAGCTCAGTCGCTCCCCGCTGCGGTATCGGCGTCGACCGGTTCTGTGACGGACTGGTCGACTACCTCGGGATCGAGTTCGACGAGGAGTACGACGAAATCCGGGACGACTGCGACGGGTCGCAGTTTTCCGACCGGTATCCCGGCGAACTCGACATCGCTCACAACGTCGTGGATCGCCACGCCGCGGTCGACGAGTGCTCCAAGACCCAGTCAGTCGGGGAAGATCATCCGACGGGCTCAGGCGACCTACACGGGCGAAGATCTCGGCGACATGAGCAGCATCGAAACCCCCGGGGCGATCGAAGAACTCGAGGACGCGCGGTACGCATCGATCGAATCGGTACCCGAGGGCTGACCCGCTGGCCGAAAAGTCGCCGGCTCGGCCGTCTTTCGACGCGTCTCGCCTGTGTTCTCGCCCGTCAGTCGTCGATCTCCATCGACTCCTGACGCTCGGTGTTCCACTTCTCGACGTCCTTGATCGCGTGGAGGCGGATCGGTGGTCGCTGGGACGGCCTGCGTCAGATATCCACTCACACGACCCACGACGTCGAATTTATATTTTCACCAGTACCGCACCCTAGGTGGAACCGGGCGGTTTCGAACGGTTCCGGATGCGTTCGACCGGGTCGGAATCCGATCGGTAGAAAACGCCGGGCAGAGAGCCGTTCCTGCGGACCGTGGCTGCCTCACCCGACCGGGTGGCCGGCGTCGCGACTGAACGGATCGAAGGGGATCGGATCAGCGGAGCCGCGACCGCGGATCGAGCACCTCGATCGGGTGGACCGCGTCCCGATCGAGCAGGTCTCCTAACTGCTCCTCGCAGGAGGTGCCGCTGGCGACGACCAGCCGATCCTCGGCTCGGGGATCGGTGAACTGCTCGGCGAGTCGCTCGCCGACGTCCATGCTGAGTTCGTAGTACTCGCGCTTGTAGCCGAAGCTCCCGGCCATCCCACAGCACTCGACGTCGCTCTCGACGACGTCGTAGACGAGGTCGTCGAAGACGGCGGTCGTGTAGCGATCGAGCCCCAGCGTGCGCTGCTGGCAGTGGGCGTGGTAGGCGATCGGCGGGCCCTCCCCGCCGTCACGGAGTTCGGTGGGATCGCCCCCGTTCTCGAGCAGTCCGTAGACGTACTCGAGGATCTCGTAGCTACCGTCCCGGAGTCGCTCGAACGATCGCTCGGGCAAGAGGTTCTCGTACTCGCGGCGGAACATCGCGAGGTCGCTGGGTTCGATCACGACGACGTCCCGGCCAGCGTCGATGTGTTCGGCGAGCGCGGCGTAGACGCGACTCGCCTGCTCGTCGGCGGTGGCGATCAGGCCCTGCGAAAGCGGCGCACGCCCGCTCTCGCCGACGTCGGGGATGCGGACGTGAACGTCGAGCGCCTCGAGGACCCGGACGGCCGCCTTGCCCCGATCGACGTCGACGTAGTTCGTGTACGTGTCGGGGTAGAGGACGACCTCGCGATCCGCGTCGATCGGGTCGACCCGCGACCCCCGTTTCTCGTACCACTCGCGAAGCGTCTCGCGCTGGAACTCGGGAAGGTCCCGACGGCTATCGACGCCGACGACGCGCTCCAGCAGGCTCCTGACCGGGCCGAGACCGGCCATCCAGTTCGAGAGCGGCGCGGTCGCGCTCCCGAGTTTCGCCAGCGTCTCGTAGTTCCCGAACAGTCGCTTCTGGGGGTCGAGGCCGCCCGGTTCCTCGTCGGGGACCAGTTCCTCGTAGACGAACTCGAACTGCCCGTCGTCGCCCTCGCGGTTGATCCGATCGCGGACGACCGTGTTGAGCCACGGGATGTCGATCTTCACGGGGCAGGCGTTCACACAGCGGGTGCAGCCGGTACAGAGGTCGTTGAACTCGGCCGCCGACTCCTGCCCGTGGACGCCCGCTTCCCACCCGGTCGCGATGCCGCCGGTGTAGGTCTCGCCGCCGAAGGCGTGGCCGCCGACGCTCTGGAAGTTCGCACACGAGTTCGCACACGCCGAACAGCGGATGCAGTACAGCGTCTCGCGAAGCTGCTCGTCATCGCGCATCGCCATGCGCCCGTTGTCGATCAACACGAGGTGGAAGTCCCGATCGTCGTTCCGGTCCGCGAACGCGACGTCCGGTTCGTCGAAGTCGACGACCGGAGACTCGACCGGCGGCGTCAGCAACGAAATGTAGGAGGTGATGTCCTGGCCGGTTCCGGATCGGCCGATCAGTTCGATGAACGGCGCGAGATCCTCGACGGAGGGAACGATCTTCTCGACGCCGGCGACGGCGACGTGCGTGTCCGGGACGACGGCGGACTTCCGGGCGTTCCCCTCGCTCGTGACCAGCATGATCGAACCCGAATCGGCCGTGATGAAGTTCGCGCCGGTCATCCCGACGTCCGCGTCACGGATCAGTTCGCCCAGCCGCTCGCGGGCGAACATCGTCAGCTCCTCGGCGGTCTCGAGCGGTTCTTCGGGATCGAACTGCTCGTTGAACAGCTGGGCGATCTCGTCCTCGGACTTGTGGATCGCCGGCGCGACGATGTGCGACGGCGCCTCGTCGGCGACCTGCAGGACCCACTCGCCGAGGTCGGTCTCGACGACGTCGACGCCGTCTTCCGCGAGCGCGTCGTTGACCTCGAGTTCCTCGCTGGTCATCGACTTCGACTTGACGACCCGCCCGGCGTCCTTCTCGCTCGCGACGTCGCGGATGTAGCGATTCGCGTCGGCCGCGTCGTCGGCGAGGTAGACGGTCCCGCCGTTTTCCTCGACGGTCTCGGTGACCTCGTCGATCAGTTCCGGGAGGCGCTCGATCGCGTCCTCCTTGATCGCCCGCGCCTCGTCTTTCAGGGCCTCGTAATCCTCGAGGTCCGCGACCGACTCGTACCGTCCCTGGTTGAACCCGAGCGTGTTCGCCTCGACGGCCTCGCCCTCGGTCTCGAGGAGGTGACGGATCCGGTCGGCTTTCGCCCCGCGATCGGTCTCACTCATCGGACTCACCCCGCGTCTCGAGGACGACGACGTGGACGTCTTTCGGCCCGTGCGCTCCCTTCACGAGCGCGCCCATGTCGGCGGTCGCGCTCGGTCCCGTCGCGACGATGGCGCTCCCGCCGTCGCGCAGGTCCGGCCCTAGGCGAGCGATCGCCGTCGACATGTCCGCGACGACGTCCTCGGCCCGGACGATCGGGACGTGAAGGTCGGGAAAGAGACTCACCTGCTCCGATCCGGCCGCCGTTGCCGGGAGGACGACGCTCCCGTAGTCGGCGATCCCGATCGAGGCGGCCGTGATACCGGTTACCGCCGAATCGAGGCTCGCGGGCGTCGGGTCGTCGTCCACCCAGTCCGGAAGCGAGACCGACGGGAACGGGAGGGACGTTCCGATCGCTGGCTCGCGGGCGATAGTCTCAAGCGTACGATCGAACCCGGCTGGATCGGTGTACGTGACCGGCACGTCGAGGTCCGCGAGCGCGGCTTCGAACCGCTCCGGCGCGGACCCTGGGTCGACACTCATGGGACGATGCTACGACCGTGCCTATTTCACTGTTCTGTTCGTTCACGCAGTGCACACTTGCAATGGGTCGGTGGGTGCGCTCTTCGAGGTGGCGCTCCTCCCCCGATCCCGATACCGTCCGCCGGATTCGACGGTCTCGGTTCCGATCGGCACAGATCGGGTGTGTCCGCCTGCTCCAGACCGTCGAATCGTGGTATTCGTAACCGCGCGCCAGCCGACGCGTCCGTGGGACACGTCTGAAAAGGCCAATTCACACGACTGTATATCCTGTACACACGACTGAAAAAGAGTCGCTTCGTTTCCGGTCGCGCCTCAAGTCGAGAGTCGCCAGCAGTATCCCGTCGCCCCATTCGACGTAGCTACCGCGAAAAATCGCGGTAGGTGGCCACGACAGTTGTCTATACAGGACGATCGCTCCCGATCAAGGCGTCCGTCTTACGTGCCGGATTCGCCCCGATCGTGGTTCCGTCTAGCATATACTCAATCTTTCCTCAGAGTACTAAATGAAAATTACACCTGCAGGGCGAGAACAGCGGACTTGATCGGCCGACGACCTCAAACGGTCGAAGGTTATATATACTGGTTTAACTGTCCTGAACCCATGCCAGATCCGATTCCACACGGCATCGATACCGATCGTCCACTGCTAGCTCCGAAGACGGGCACAGGGGATGAGCTGAATGGTTAGTACGGTCGAACTACTGCTCGCGGCCACGCCGCTCGTGCTCGCCGGGGTTTTGCTCGTGGGACTGCTGTGGCCCGCGACGCGGGCGATGCCGGTCGCCTACGTCGTGGCGGTGCTGGTCGGCTGGGCCGTCTGGGATATGCCGGGAGCGTACCTCTTTGCAGCCTCCACGAAGGGGGTGTTGACGGCGATCCAGATCCTCTGGATCGTCTTCGGCGCGTTGCTTCTGCTGTACACGCTGATGCAGGCCGGCGCGTTCGACCGTATCAACCGCGGTTTCGCGACGATCAGCGACGATCGGCGGGTACAGATCATCCTCCTCGGCTTCTTCCTCGCGGCGTTCATCGAGGGCGCGGC is a window from the Halosolutus amylolyticus genome containing:
- a CDS encoding DUF4897 domain-containing protein — translated: MNREPNQPRLRRVGVYASRLFAVVLVALLLTGSVAATADSASAIDAHSQGTDSAFVVALEDDGDATVTVVVTFDLTDEADRAAFQSLKENETKRSELEARTERRLQSVVAGVANETDREMAIEETRVSFETDDQTDRGIVSVSATWRGFAATEDGLLTIAEPFNSGFTADQAVVLQLPDGYALAEATPEPSERADGHVSWDANTSLEGYEAVIVPSDGADDGDSQPGFGLGAAAIAIAGGVWSRRRR
- a CDS encoding DUF4198 domain-containing protein — its product is MIPRRLLIVSMAILLCTSVLGPAVAAGTVAQDETNGHETTEDNVTVTTGAQLSTVVTATSDEVRTEFENTAFDERIERSNDSDRATAIADRAAVLENRSETLQAEYEEATAAYESGEIDKSTYAQQLASLNTRAQSVVSSYDRLEERVESLDEVDRRSAGVTLSEIEDEREALSELTGSGTDALLRQFTGEERGNAEIEIDGGLSIEVENEDGERSREYERPRDGNGSLEISQTDALTATTDALSDVDGNSSWSLVEAKTDDDGVYEFEFVLTGTETGEAEVSVDGETGTVFELEEEIATRAADEDDDDDSDEREDEDDERLVILVASGSPGPGEEVTLRVLADGQPAANVTVTVNDQAVGETDSNGELTVTLPREDVDIDAERGEAEGELEFEFGDHSDEMDDDAESQLDAEATIDNGTVTVSVTFNGTPVSGANVVANDEAVGTTGDDGTVSFALPADTDELDIDVNRGELETEIELEFEADDDDSEDDDDVDDDTEADDDDSEDDDDVDDDTEADDDDSEDDDDVDDDTEADDDDVVDDDELDGDDDSEDDDR
- a CDS encoding helix-turn-helix transcriptional regulator, with the protein product MSTPFDRIAVVLAVILTLVAVPVGTTASTGQSGPTGTDDGSAIVAAETPEADTTVTRIAMDENGTAHWSVTVRTRLANDSEVDDYEAFQEQFRANRESYVEQFERRMTGVVSNAAESTGRNMTASSFRAETSIQEVPRQWGMVTYSFTWTNFGVVDGDEIAVGDVFGGGFYLDDDDRLQIAPPTGYAPTATSPPPDERDGTTAVWAGPESFADRHPTVRFEPANSAVDSDHEGTNPWDSTPLGVVGGILLVAIVAIGVFVGSRRGLPRQLRSSVHILTASTDPAAATETDDSAEARSDGDESVESPASGPASPAPELATDEDRVRTLLERNDGRMRQAAVAEELDWSASKTSRVVSGMAEENAVEKLRIGRENVIDLLENSD
- a CDS encoding LUD domain-containing protein, coding for MSETDRGAKADRIRHLLETEGEAVEANTLGFNQGRYESVADLEDYEALKDEARAIKEDAIERLPELIDEVTETVEENGGTVYLADDAADANRYIRDVASEKDAGRVVKSKSMTSEELEVNDALAEDGVDVVETDLGEWVLQVADEAPSHIVAPAIHKSEDEIAQLFNEQFDPEEPLETAEELTMFARERLGELIRDADVGMTGANFITADSGSIMLVTSEGNARKSAVVPDTHVAVAGVEKIVPSVEDLAPFIELIGRSGTGQDITSYISLLTPPVESPVVDFDEPDVAFADRNDDRDFHLVLIDNGRMAMRDDEQLRETLYCIRCSACANSCANFQSVGGHAFGGETYTGGIATGWEAGVHGQESAAEFNDLCTGCTRCVNACPVKIDIPWLNTVVRDRINREGDDGQFEFVYEELVPDEEPGGLDPQKRLFGNYETLAKLGSATAPLSNWMAGLGPVRSLLERVVGVDSRRDLPEFQRETLREWYEKRGSRVDPIDADREVVLYPDTYTNYVDVDRGKAAVRVLEALDVHVRIPDVGESGRAPLSQGLIATADEQASRVYAALAEHIDAGRDVVVIEPSDLAMFRREYENLLPERSFERLRDGSYEILEYVYGLLENGGDPTELRDGGEGPPIAYHAHCQQRTLGLDRYTTAVFDDLVYDVVESDVECCGMAGSFGYKREYYELSMDVGERLAEQFTDPRAEDRLVVASGTSCEEQLGDLLDRDAVHPIEVLDPRSRLR
- a CDS encoding LUD domain-containing protein codes for the protein MSVDPGSAPERFEAALADLDVPVTYTDPAGFDRTLETIAREPAIGTSLPFPSVSLPDWVDDDPTPASLDSAVTGITAASIGIADYGSVVLPATAAGSEQVSLFPDLHVPIVRAEDVVADMSTAIARLGPDLRDGGSAIVATGPSATADMGALVKGAHGPKDVHVVVLETRGESDE